ATAAGTCCCAATGCTACTCCACATATTCTGGTAAAAGCAGGCACTATATCCATCAGGGCCAAGTGATTTGTAGGGTCCCATATGCTTTAAAGCTAACTCCACCTCCTTTCTTGAAAAAGGCTTAATCAACTCTTTATTCATACTTTTTGTCACCTTCCCTTCCATCTCCTAAACACATTTCTCTACTGCCTTCTGAGAAGGATTTCCAGATTTATAAACCTCAAAAAAATGTGCCCTGAAGGCCTCGGCTATTTCTTCATGATTGCTTCTTAACACTGACTGAGCATCAAGTACAGAATAAATgagactcttcttcttcctttggcTAGCACAAGCATGAAAATACTTTGTATTTTTATCCCCTGAATTGTACCAGTTCCTTTTGCCCTTTGCTTCCACCTTATATATTCTTGTTCTAATAGGTTTTCCACTGCTCCTTTGAGCACATTTATCTCTTCTATGTACTGCGGCCCTTCCCTATCTTGTAGCTCCTTAATTCTTTCAGTTAACTTTTCTATACTGACATTCATGTCCTTGTGTAACAGCCTGCtataaattcaattgtggaatttctattgactttatgaatctcgtgaaaactctataagctttcacgaatccactaatcgtataggttttagcctgtcaacatagttagtgttatcactcactatggtgccagaaatgcgattttaattatttgagatagttagaagtgtcagaatacattatagtctacaccactaggcttaattgaatatttaggatttttcagtattaagtttattacgtttatttttggagtgaatagtaacctcggtaaacaaCTAAGCgcattgttttcaaaatcacagtgtgaaatgtccaaattaggttagcgaaattttatttggacacttggcaagatcttaaccacacataatgaatagtattagatacttggcacaaaaagaaaccattagatggaattatgaaggaaatcaaggtgtgagatcatgacacctaagcaaaatacacatttggaaaatatcttaagaatagagatttaaaatacacatagaaagattttagccaccttactcttccaagtctactccacatttggaaaatatcttaaactgatttttgtagatattattagatagaatattttgagataatctcttatagatattttgggtaggagaaaactatactcaactctcaactccagccttatcagcttccttatctcgtccataagcatctccagctatcacccacgaacttatcttcatttacacgttcctttaaaagaatatcaaacactttctctcagacagcttttaggagttcttttgcacacccatttcaaagtttttgtaagtgttttatcataaactctccttcatataagttgttccttttttagtctagtttacatagatatcttatttgtcccatttgaaaatcatttgatcagtcaaatattatgtaaactatagaaaggtcattctgggagataaactggagaatatgttatagtttggagtttttgaccaagctaatggatagatattggtccgaaatttttatggagtattgttaacatgtatatatgactattggttgaggatttttgcattattaaatgttttgatgaaagattttcttagatttagaaactggaagaggaaaaacagtttttgttttgagaaagtttaactctttggtggtctaaacctattccaatgactttgataattttattggaggatcctaagcattttatatacattttatattattattttgaatatatttgatgttagtttcaaagatataaaattttatgtaaagagatattcaaataagccaaagtatggatgttcttggctaaatttatgttttggttaatttttaaccatgtgatcttgaattagaagcttatatatgttttaggacatctttttaaaccatgtgatggtttggtttgaagatcacatatttataactcatagatcaaaaggttgatcaaaacaagttggaaacaaaaatcaatagaaatagcatatgagaatttcggccctatggagttttaatagttgtgattagttttaaatttttctaaattgatatatgaattgaggataaaatttacatgaggcatgtaaattttggtgacttttggagttagtatgcaaaatccttaagttatgggtaaaacggtcattttcctacatgcagaaaataaaatagaaattttactttttaagttagtattttctatgtttcaatttattagtgatttagtgctaacttttagaatcactaattacagtttctcgtgatcgtgcttaaggttttataagaaacgcggagatcgaggtaagttagcttttaacttactagcagtctattgtgtatgtgtgctaagtaaaggaactacagtgtatgtatgtgtgttatcatatatgtcatgccatgccaagttatcacataattgtctattatacagaatttattctgtcatcaatttttatctgttacataatatattctgttatgtattattGTACATtgcaagtacgtcatgctaattatgccatatattacatgtatgtcaagtcatgtaatattcactgttgcaagtatgtcatgttaaatatgttgtctattatatgttatgccatgatacgaaatgtttctatctcaagttagtcatgtatttcaagttatgttcaagtcacgttatgttacgtcagagcttcagtcctttcgtattccagtcacgtttcatcttgattacttatatatgggatcacagcaattgtgacgcatacaatacgtgagacacagcaattgtgacgcatacaatacgtgagacacagcaattgtgacacgtagaatacatggggtcacaacaactgtggagtatgtatttaagcagttaaagaataagtttccgtataatacatggggacacaacaactgtggagtatgtatttacacatagaatatatgagcccacaacaactgtggagtatgtattttttatgttaagtcgagtttgtgtagaatacatggggccacaacaactgtggagtatgtatttttcatgttaagtcaagtttcagatcaagttcatgtcaagtcaagttcagttcatttttcaatttaagtattgtcaattatgctatggtgtatgccaagttatactttaattacttatgaatttaattatgcatttatgtttttactgtcatccatgcatcattagcctgtgtggaagttttttgttaacttgataagatttgtaatcaaatctcactgtggtagtcccaacaaccattccccccgaatggtagatcttgttacaggatctgaaggagaatcaggagctgatcaactagacacagttgactgagcgacgatgcgacgtaaatgttaatatagtagttaacgtaaattactacttgtacgatggagttgcatctccagtactttttgaatcataatcattttggactagtgttatgattttagttattcaatgagtctttatatatcaagtatattttaaatatttgggatattttcaattttgtgcatagtattgctaaagaaataatttatccgctgcgaatattgcataatgttagatgcatgttaggaacattgcatcttatatgtcatgaacgggggcaagtaaccttgtgttacatgtctcgacgattcaaatgtccgtctaatcccaaacggaatttgggggcgtcacaccttgTCCCTATCTCTAAAGCTTCTTGTTAAATAACCACTACAAAGCTTGAGAAGCTTTTGAGCTTGCATCAAAGGCTCTtgagtttgttttctttcagaCCAAATTTTTTCCACAATTTTTCCACAATCCTCCTCCTTCAACCAACTAGCCTCAAATCGAAAGATAAATTTCCTTTTTCTCCTCAAAGATTCTGATTGCAGAACAGTCATGAGCATTGGCTTGTGATCAGAGCACCTAGTCACCAACCCTTCCACCATAAAATCTTTAAACATATTCCTCCACTCATTGTTCACTACATATCTGTCAAGTCTCTCTTTAGTGAAAGAGAGATCAAAATGACCATTGCTCCATGTGAAAACAGAACCCACACATCCCACGTCATACAGCTCATTCACCTTTAAAGCTTCTCTAAAACTTTTCATCTCAGCTTCAGCTCTCATTCTTTCCCCTTCCTTCTCACTTTGTGttaagatttcattgaaatcacctgcTACACACCATGCGAAACCCCTTCAGGTCGAATTCTTGATAATAAGTCCCAAGAATACTTTCTTTTTGCAGTGTCTGGATGGCCATAAAAACCACTAAAAACCCACACTTTCCCATCATCCTCATGAATTTTGACATTTACATGCCATTGAGAATAGCTCATCAATTCCactattttcttctctctccagAATAGCCCCAACCCCCTTTTCTATCCACTGAATCTACAGCCAGACACCCATCCATCTTCAATCTGTGTTTCAACCTCTCCACTCTACTCCCCTTAACTTTTGTCTCAATAAGAAAAACTACTTTGGAACACTTATCCTTAACAATACTGCTAAGGTCCTGAACtatccgagggttcccaagccctcagcAGTTCCAATATAAAAGATTCATTGCTGTTGGCGGGGCTGCTTCACAGCCTCCACCAATTCATCAACAAGCATCATTCCCTCCTCTTCATTTTCTATTCttatctttttttctcttccaccaTCTTCCCTTTCCTCCAAACCACATCTTTCTGCATCTCTTTTCAAAGAAGAATTAAAACTTATTGGATCCCCTCCTACTCCTCTACCCCTTGCCCTTCTCTTCCATCCACTACCatgttgttttatttcttttttaatgcttCCCTTTGCTACCACTACATTTAGCTTAGGATTATCTTCAATGCTACCCTTCATCACACCTTCTACTCCTTCTAATTCCCTTCCCTCAACCCTTATAAGCACTTGTTTTACATTCACTCTATCCTCCCATCCTTCCCCTACCATGGTCAACCCCTCCATATTCTTTTcccctcccttttttttttccacttcaTTCTCATTATCTTCTACCACAACCTTTCCATTTTCTtctactttttcctttttctctactACTTTTAATTTTCCCACTTCCTCCTCACTTTCCACTTCCTTACCTCTAGATTCAACACTCTGAGAATTTTCTTCCCCccttttctctattctttttctatttgttgCAAGGGTCCTCAGCCAGGAACCAAACTGGTTCTTTCCTTCCACTTGTTCTCCACCTCTGCAACCTTCTTTATTATGACAAATACAACCACATCGAAAATAGATCTTAGGTAATTTTTCATACTTAATAGGAATCCACATCTGCTTACCTTCGAACATTATGGTTCTGCCTCTAGCCAGAGCTTTTGATAATACACATTCCACCCTCACCCTTAAGCAACGCCCCCACGCCAAGCTTCCTTCTTGAGTGTCCACTTTTACCACTCTTCCTATTAAACTGCCAATAGATTCCCCCAATCTAAGATTCATTCCTCCTAGTGGCAAGTTAAACAGTTGGatccagaatttttctttggatAAATCAATTAGGTTTGGCTAAGTACTTCCATCAAACACTTTGAGTGCCAACAGATAGCTATCAAAAAGCCAAGGGCAGCCTTAGAGCACCTTGTTCCTATCTGCCTTCGTagcaaaagaaataacaaaaaaatttgccCCGATCTCATAGAATTTCATCAACCTATTAACtctccataatttctccatcaTCGATCTCACCACTTCCTTTCCTACAACTCTCTCCGAACACAATTTCGCCACCATGCTTTTGTctccttttttcttcaaatcctcCAAATCTCCAATGTCCACTGCTATTGGAGTAGACTCTTCTTCATTCAGGTTCAACCGATCACAGATCTCTTCCAATTCATCCATTAGTTTTCCCCTCTGTCTCCAACTGCCTCTCCTTCCTCCTATTCCCTCGGAAATAGAGTAGACTAACTAACTTCTCCAATATCGCTTTTCCACAGACGATAAAGAGAAGACTTTCTCACGAGTTGGATTTATCTTTAGTTTTAAAACTTGTAATTATATGAGTGAAATATATTTAACCAAAATCCTTACATTCATTTAATAGTTAGCAATGTGATATATAATTGCACtacttaaattttttaaatatatgttaCTGATATACATTATTTAGAGACATACAAGCTTAGTTTATGGTTTACATATATTaccctctttatatatatatatatatatatatatatatatatatatatataacttctaATAGATCATTTCCATAGTTCAACCTCACATTTTAAGTgcaatatatgaaaaacttagaTAGAAAATTACCATTATTCAtgcaaaaatacaaatttgaaattcaatttcttatttcttttacttagttttttttttttttaatcgaagTCTTAATTCAACTATTTATTATAGACCAAAAAGTATTGGATTTGGACCCTCTAAACTTATATTCCTGGTTATTTGTGGGCAGAGAGCAAAAAGAAGTCTATGCACACAAATAAATATACAGattgatgtaattttatatgatatattacgataaaaataattttataatctaatttgtgatttattaattattagtatttatataaaaaggtagaaatttttaatctaatttattatttaaaaaccgGATCATATGTCAACTGATTATCGGCAGCACGGTAGTTGCGTCTGATGGGCGAGTCGCCTAGGAACAGGGGCAGTGCAGTGGTAAAAATTGAAATTGCTCTTAGCTGCATTGTGGACTGAATAACTACGACAGCTCAACCATTGCAAATCCATATAGTATCTGTTTTCGGCTGATattattttaaggaaaaaaaaaaaaaacaaacgatTTACACAAGCTGATTCATGTTATCTGAGTGCCAACGTTTCATTAACACGCACATGATCCGTTCATGAGAAGTGAGTCTTGACTGTTTGGAGGCATTAGGTACAACAATTATCGTCCGGAGGTACTACCGGTTCAGGGTTCAAAATGTCTCCCTTTTTTGCTGACTCTTGTTCTAAAATACTAGGAACCTCCATTATCTGTAAAATAATCTCAAATTCGTTAAAAATGAGAATAAATGGCCAAATCATACTTATTATGGCAATCATAGTTTTGGGGAAGCCTTGTCCAACCCTTCCCCACCCGACCATTCCCCTCATAGTTAGGGGGTTCCAACCAACGGCTGCCAGCCAAACTATAGCATACCATAAAGTGATTGCATGGATCAACGGAATGTCAAATGGCATAAGCATTACCTTTAACGCAAGTTCTTCAAAGCATTGTTCCACATTTTCTCCTGTTCTAGCACTACATTCAAGGAACAAATATCCGAGCTCTTTTGCTAGTGCAATTCCCTCCTCTCTACTTACAACCCTTTCAGAGGCCTGGAACCACGTATATGTCAGCTGTTATAGCTacaaagtaaataaattgagaGCTTTCTATTAGAAAATTTAGTTTAAAAGTAACGATCAAGTTTTCAAATAATCACATGAAGTTTTTAACAGTTGAAAGGGAAACATAGACTGCTAAAAACTGAGGAAAAAGTTAGAGAGTAAATGATGACTCAGCAGAATAAGGgatttacaaaagaaaataaagaacaatGAAAGTGACGAGCAAAAACACACTCTTAGAGATACACCCTGCAATTTACCACATACCTTTCACAATATGCCAAGAACAGCTCACTTTAGATATGAAAATTCATGCCATATTTCAAGATTCAAGGGGATATAACACAATGGTTACACATAAAACGAGacattactttctttttttgaagtaatattaatataaaatgagatatattaGCTAAGAAGTTCAACATTAAAAGTCATTTCAGAAAGAGTGTGTAGCCAAGTTTCTGTAAACTTATTGGCAGAATCAGAATGTGTAAGACATggaggattttttattttattttataagtaagatATGGAGAATATTAAACTTACCATATCAACTTTATTCCCAACAAGCATCTTGACACAGTCTTGATTAGTCGAATAGAGTTCCACTTCTTTGGCCCATAAATCTGATAAGTTTGTAAAGGTGTCTCTACGCGTAACATcgtaaactaaaataaaagaaaataaatcaggaatatatctattaaaattatgagaaaataGATTATTGAAAGGTTAGGAACAAAGTCAACAAGCCAATAGCAGAAAAAATATTGGAGAGAGAACTGAATCTAATGTTTATgataaaaatcacaaatattAGTTTTAAGCATGGCAGGATCATTTAATTAAGCACTCCCTTTCCTTAACACCTATTGGGTTTGTAATTTACTTTCCAGCAACAGTGAATTTTATATTCTATATCtgaatatgaaaaagagttacgaaaacaacaaattaaagaaCAGTGTCTAGAAGATCATGCTTGAGacaatacacattaattttattCAGCTTTGTATAAAAGCATCTCTGCCCTGCTTTCctcagaatttttttaaaaaaactaatacaCTACAAAAGTTAACTTTGCAAGTGCAAGGACAAGTGATGTTGCAAAATTCATGATTGTTGCCACATTAGTAAATCTGATACCAAGATCGCTCTTCTACTTTGGCTATAACACATATCATTTCAAATGGGAGGAATAGTAATGGGTGTACTAAAACAAAGATTCATCCATACACCAGTTTAATAAAGTTGATATTTCCTTCGATGATTTTAAGAATAAATTGTTGTTGCTAGCATACCAAGAATGATCCCTTGGGCACCTCTATAATAAGTGCTTGTTAATGTCCTGTACCTCTCCTGTCCAGCTGCAATAGAGACCTAGAGTCAGTGGATGGCTTTCTTTCGaccaaaatattttctgaaatttttgtttctttttatttgacaAATTGGCTAAAATGGGAAAGAATGGGAGAGAAAGCTTGCTGGGATCTTTCACATTAGGCATATATGTTGGAGATCTGAAATTGGAAGCATACAGTGAGAGAATGCACTACTGCCACAGCTTACCAGTGTCCCAAATTGTGAGCTTCAATTTCTTCCCACCAACGGTGAGCAGCTTGATTTTAAAATCCACGCCTACACATAATAAGAACTTCTATTTATAGACCACATAAGCTACCCAGTCCTTTAAAAATGCATAGAAAATTAGAAATGCTTGcattgattaataaaaaatgaagggatataatcaaacataatttttttttataggtaaacgaAGTTACAGAATCATACATACTCATTACGCAACTTTTTAAAGTAACTTATATTGATGGAGTAAgctttgaagaagaaaaaacttcGATTTTTTCAAGGTTTACActttttaaaatccaaaaactCAAGAAATTAATAAACTTGGTCCCCTTTGACGAGCCTCATGTAGTCAAATTGTAGAGCAGCTAAGCCAAACACTCCAAACAACCGAGTTATATATAATTCTGTACTAATCTAGAAATTGGAGAAaatcaaagttttgaagaaTCTGGTCGTAGATCCAACAGTTTTGGACTCTGTTTGGTTGTTAAGAAATCGTGGAACGAGAGAAACCAAATTAGCTTCATGGCAAATCTTTAAATCTCCATTCACTGAATACACAAGAAAAGTAGAGAACTCAACCCAGCAGAACTTAAAATTAGTATCTTTGGACATAACAGAGGTGAAAGTTAActtaaaaaacaacaacaataatagtaaaaaaaaagaaccaatgGTGGGTGGAAGGTTTTCGACGGTGTTAGAGATGAAGCTGGCAAGGATACTGCTTTTTCCAACGCCGGAATCTCCAATCAGTAAGATCTTGAATGAGAGATCGTAGCTGCCGCTGCTCTGACCCTGAGACGAACCCATTAGTCCTCAGACACAAGATTGTGTATCTACCTTCTCTCTCTGTCTACGCGTGTTTCAGAGGATTAGTGCTTTTTCTGCGTGTCTTTCTCTGTCTAAAAGGAAGAGCGAAAGAAATGTTTATAAGGTTGGGGCGAGATAGAGAGCAAACGGAGAGGAAAGCTACGAGTAAAATAATGGGAGCATCTTGACCCTTGGGACAGAGAATGTGGGAAGTTAATGAAACGGCTATCTGGACAACACCTCTGACAACAATGAACAAACGATTCCAACGTATTTATTCAtctctttttctcctctcttaTTCTTAATGCTGATGCTATTCCATTCCATTTTCGCGGTTCATCCCCCCCTCTGTTTGTGGGGACAAAAGAACCAGTATGAACGTAATTTtaatgagaaaatatatttgtaaccGTGAAAATTTTAATTGGTGACTTTAAATCCGAcaaacctttttattttttggtgtgAATATCGTTACTCTGTTTGCAAAAAAGCATAAACAATTagcagaaacaaaaaaaattccacaAAACGAAAGAAAACACGTGTTTGTGTCCAAACTTCCTGCCCCACCAGGTGAAGAGGAACCTTGATTGTTTGTTGACAAAGATGTGACCCCATTATTATCAAATAGCTAGACAAGAAGGCGCTCCATTATCATTAGCTTGTTTTATGCTTAAACTCAATATTTGCAGGCTTGTCTGTGAGCTGCTGCTGCAATCCTATTTTGTGGCCACAATCTTTAGAAATTTTATCTGATATGGCTTTCACCTTCCATGAAGACATTTTTGTTAGGGGAGCCTGTCGGTCCTGCAGGCCAACGTAGATCAGTTAGGGGACGGTGTTGAGCTGCTTCATTTCCCTTGTTTCTTTTTAAATGTATAGCATTGTGATGCATCCCTTGCTTTAGAATAAAAGGAATTAATATTACCGAGGTGAAGGCAGTCGACATCGCCATCAGTGCATCACAAACCGAACAAGCAGACAAATCACCCGTACGAATAGACTAAGGTTGTTGACTACAAAATTGTAGTAGTCTTTAAAAGGAGATCACTTCTACACGTGGGATTTGTTTCTTCTTACTTCACTACAGTAAAAGTGCGCAAGTTTTGGTACAAGCAGTTTAGGAACGCATGAGCATAGGGACTAACTATGTCagtaaagtttaaaatattgttaagttCTACTTAAATGAACTGCGTTGGACTAGATAAAGTGTTTTAGGTGAAATTCTGAGTTGCagtaaatgaaaaggaaagtcCAAACTTGGCTAATCACTATTCAAAGATCAAACCTATATTtaatttctaaacttttaatTGTTTACATTCTAGTGTTAACATTAACCATATgttaatcaataatttaatcatttctaaattattaattaacatgtgCTTAGTGTAGtggcaaaatattaaaaaaataatattatattattatttcaacTTATTTTTACTTAGTCCAATATGGGGTTATACTTGAATGACTTTAACTTTTAAACCAAAACATATAGTTTTAGCCAAATTTTGACTTTCAATGCTATAATAGATGTCAAGGACCAAAGCAAGTGCCTTA
This sequence is a window from Carya illinoinensis cultivar Pawnee chromosome 9, C.illinoinensisPawnee_v1, whole genome shotgun sequence. Protein-coding genes within it:
- the LOC122275859 gene encoding uncharacterized protein LOC122275859: MRAEAEMKSFREALKVNELYDVGCVGSVFTWSNGHFDLSFTKERLDRYVVNNEWRNMFKDFMVEGLVTRCSDHKPMLMTVLQSESLRRKRKFIFRFEASWLKEEDCGKIVEKIWSERKQTQEPLMQAQKLLKLCSGYLTRSFRDRDKV
- the LOC122277594 gene encoding ras-related protein RABC2a-like, producing the protein MGSSQGQSSGSYDLSFKILLIGDSGVGKSSILASFISNTVENLPPTIGVDFKIKLLTVGGKKLKLTIWDTAGQERYRTLTSTYYRGAQGIILVYDVTRRDTFTNLSDLWAKEVELYSTNQDCVKMLVGNKVDMASERVVSREEGIALAKELGYLFLECSARTGENVEQCFEELALKIMEVPSILEQESAKKGDILNPEPVVPPDDNCCT